One genomic region from Oncorhynchus keta strain PuntledgeMale-10-30-2019 chromosome 33, Oket_V2, whole genome shotgun sequence encodes:
- the LOC127914603 gene encoding uncharacterized protein LOC127914603 isoform X20 has translation MSIQVYSKFRSIQVYSKFRSIQVYSKFRSIQVYSKCRTIQVYSKCRSIQVYSKCRTIQVYSKFRSIQVYSKCRSIQVYSKFRSIQVYSKCRTIQVYSKFRSIQVYSKFRSIQVYSKCRTIQVYSKCRTIQVYSKFRSIQVYSKCRTIQVYSKFRSIQVYSKFRSIQVYSIFRSIQVYSKCRSIQVYSKFRSIQVYSKFRSIQVYSKFWKIQVYSKFRSIQVYSKFRTIQVYSKFRSIQVYSKCRSIQVYSKFRSIQVYSKCRTIQVYSKFRSIQVYSKFRSIQVYSKCRTIQVYSKCRTIQVYSKFRSIQVYSKCRTIQVYSKFRSIQVYSKFRSIQVYSIFRSIQVYSKCRSIQVYSKFRSIQVYSKFRSIQVYSKFWKIQVYSKFRSIQVYSKFRTIQVYSKCRSIQVYSKCRSIQVYSKFRSIQVYSKCRTIQVYSKFRSIQVYSKFRSIQVYSKCRTIQVYSKCRTIQVYSKFRSIQVYSKCRTIQVYSKFRSIQVYSKFRSIQVYSIFRSIQVYSKCRSIQVYSKFRSIQVYSKFRSIQVYSKFWKIQVYSKFRSIQVYSKFRSIQVYSKFRSIQVYSKFWKIQVYSKFRSIQVYSKFRSIQVYSKFWKIQVYSKFRSIQVYSKFRSIQVYSTFRSIQVYSKFRSIQVYSKFRSIQVYSTFRSIQVYSKFRSIQVYSKFRSIQVYSTFRSIQVYSKFRSIRSTVNLGQSRSTVHLGQSRSIVNLGQSGLQYI, from the exons atgtcaaTCCAGGTCTACAGTAAATTTAGGTCAATCCAGGTCTACAGTAAATTTAGGTCAATCCAGGTCTACAGTAAATTTAGGTCAATCCAGGTCTACAGTAAATGTAGGACaatacaggtctacagtaaaTGTAGGTCAATCCAGGTCTACAGTAAATGTAGGACaatacaggtctacagtaaaTTTAGGTCAATCCAGGTCTACAGTAAATGTAGGTCAATCCAG GTCTACAGTAAATTTAGGTCAATCCAGGTCTACAGTAAATGTAGGACAATCCAGGTCTACAGTAAATTTAGGTCAATCCAGGTCTACAGTAAATTTAGGTCAATCCAGGTCTACAGTAAATGTAGGACAATCCAGGTCTACAGTAAATGTAGGACAATCCAGGTCTACAGTAAATTTAGGTCAATCCAGGTCTACAGTAAATGTAGGACaatacaggtctacagtaaaTTTAGGTCAATCCAGGTCTACAGTAAATTTAGGTCaatccaggtctacagtatatttagGTCAATCCAGGTCTACAGTAAATGTAGGTCAATCCAGGTCTACAGTAAATTTAGGTCAATCCAGGTCTACAGTAAATTTAGGTCAATTCAGGTCTACAGTAAATTTTGGAAAATCCAGGTCTACAGTAAATTTAGGTCAATCCAGGTCTACAGTAAATTTAGGACaatacaggtctacagtaaaTTTAGGTCAATCCAGGTCTACAGTAAATGTAGGTCAATCCAG GTCTACAGTAAATTTAGGTCAATCCAGGTCTACAGTAAATGTAGGACAATCCAGGTCTACAGTAAATTTAGGTCAATCCAGGTCTACAGTAAATTTAGGTCAATCCAGGTCTACAGTAAATGTAGGACAATCCAGGTCTACAGTAAATGTAGGACAATCCAGGTCTACAGTAAATTTAGGTCAATCCAGGTCTACAGTAAATGTAGGACaatacaggtctacagtaaaTTTAGGTCAATCCAGGTCTACAGTAAATTTAGGTCaatccaggtctacagtatatttagGTCAATCCAGGTCTACAGTAAATGTAGGTCAATCCAGGTCTACAGTAAATTTAGGTCAATCCAGGTCTACAGTAAATTTAGGTCAATTCAGGTCTACAGTAAATTTTGGAAAATCCAGGTCTACAGTAAATTTAGGTCAATCCAGGTCTACAGTAAATTTAGGACaatacaggtctacagtaaaTGTAGGTCAATCCAGGTCTACAGTAAATGTAGGTCAATCCAG GTCTACAGTAAATTTAGGTCAATCCAGGTCTACAGTAAATGTAGGACAATCCAGGTCTACAGTAAATTTAGGTCAATCCAGGTCTACAGTAAATTTAGGTCAATCCAGGTCTACAGTAAATGTAGGACAATCCAGGTCTACAGTAAATGTAGGACAATCCAGGTCTACAGTAAATTTAGGTCAATCCAGGTCTACAGTAAATGTAGGACaatacaggtctacagtaaaTTTAGGTCAATCCAGGTCTACAGTAAATTTAGGTCaatccaggtctacagtatatttagGTCAATCCAGGTCTACAGTAAATGTAGGTCAATCCAGGTCTACAGTAAATTTAGGTCAATCCAGGTCTACAGTAAATTTAGGTCAATTCAGGTCTACAGTAAATTTTGGAAAATCCAGGTCTACAGTAAATTTAGGTCAATCCAGGTCTACAGTAAATTTAGGTCAATCCAGGTCTACAGTAAATTTAGGTCAATCCAGGTCTACAGTAAATTTTGGAAAATCCAGGTCTACAGTAAATTTAGGTCAATCCAGGTCTACAGTAAATTTAGGTCAATCCAGGTCTACAGTAAATTTTGGaaaatacaggtctacagtaaaTTTAGGTCAATCCAGGTCTACAGTAAATTTAGGTCAATCCAGGTCTACAGTACATTTAGGTCAATCCAGGTCTACAGTAAATTTAGGTCAATCCAGGTCTACAGTAAATTTAGGTCAATCCAG GTCTACAGTACATTTAGGTCAATCCAGGTCTACAGTAAATTTAGGTCAATCCAGGTCTACAGTAAATTTAGGTCAATCCAGGTCTACAGTACATTTAGGTCAATCCAGGTCTATAGTAAATTTAGGTCAATCAGGTCTACAGTAAATTTAGGTCAATCCAGGTCTACAGTACATTTAGGTCAATCCAGGTCTATAGTAAATTTAGGTCAATCAGGTCTACAGTACATTTAG
- the LOC127914603 gene encoding uncharacterized protein LOC127914603 isoform X19, with product MSIQVYSKFRSIQVYSKFRSIQVYSKFRSIQVYSKCRTIQVYSKCRSIQVYSKCRTIQVYSKFRSIQVYSKCRSIQVYSKFRSIQVYSKCRTIQVYSKFRSIQVYSKFRSIQVYSKCRTIQVYSKCRTIQVYSKFRSIQVYSKCRTIQVYSKFRSIQVYSKFRSIQVYSIFRSIQVYSKCRSIQVYSKFRSIQVYSKFRSIQVYSKFWKIQVYSKFRSIQVYSKFRTIQVYSKFRSIQVYSKCRSIQVYSKFRSIQVYSKCRTIQVYSKFRSIQVYSKFRSIQVYSKCRTIQVYSKCRTIQVYSKFRSIQVYSKCRTIQVYSKFRSIQVYSKCRSIQVYSKFRSIQVYSKFRSIQVYSKFWKIQVYSKFRSIQVYSKFRTIQVYSKCRSIQVYSKCRSIQVYSKFRSIQVYSKCRTIQVYSKFRSIQVYSKFRSIQVYSKCRTIQVYSKCRTIQVYSKFRSIQVYSKCRTIQVYSKFRSIQVYSKFRSIQVYSIFRSIQVYSKCRSIQVYSKFRSIQVYSKFRSIQVYSKFWKIQVYSKFRSIQVYSKFRSIQVYSKFRSIQVYSKFWKIQVYSKFRSIQVYSKFRSIQVYSKFWKIQVYSKFRSIQVYSKFRSIQVYSTFRSIQVYSKFRSIQVYSKFRSIQVYSKFWKIQVYSKFRSIQVYSKFRSIQVYSTFRSIQVYSKFRSIQVYSKFRSIQVYSTFRSIQVYSKFRSIRSTVNLGQSRSTVHLGQSRSIVNLGQSGLQYI from the exons atgtcaaTCCAGGTCTACAGTAAATTTAGGTCAATCCAGGTCTACAGTAAATTTAGGTCAATCCAGGTCTACAGTAAATTTAGGTCAATCCAGGTCTACAGTAAATGTAGGACaatacaggtctacagtaaaTGTAGGTCAATCCAGGTCTACAGTAAATGTAGGACaatacaggtctacagtaaaTTTAGGTCAATCCAGGTCTACAGTAAATGTAGGTCAATCCAG GTCTACAGTAAATTTAGGTCAATCCAGGTCTACAGTAAATGTAGGACAATCCAGGTCTACAGTAAATTTAGGTCAATCCAGGTCTACAGTAAATTTAGGTCAATCCAGGTCTACAGTAAATGTAGGACAATCCAGGTCTACAGTAAATGTAGGACAATCCAGGTCTACAGTAAATTTAGGTCAATCCAGGTCTACAGTAAATGTAGGACaatacaggtctacagtaaaTTTAGGTCAATCCAGGTCTACAGTAAATTTAGGTCaatccaggtctacagtatatttagGTCAATCCAGGTCTACAGTAAATGTAGGTCAATCCAGGTCTACAGTAAATTTAGGTCAATCCAGGTCTACAGTAAATTTAGGTCAATTCAGGTCTACAGTAAATTTTGGAAAATCCAGGTCTACAGTAAATTTAGGTCAATCCAGGTCTACAGTAAATTTAGGACaatacaggtctacagtaaaTTTAGGTCAATCCAGGTCTACAGTAAATGTAGGTCAATCCAG GTCTACAGTAAATTTAGGTCAATCCAGGTCTACAGTAAATGTAGGACAATCCAGGTCTACAGTAAATTTAGGTCAATCCAGGTCTACAGTAAATTTAGGTCAATCCAGGTCTACAGTAAATGTAGGACAATCCAGGTCTACAGTAAATGTAGGACAATCCAGGTCTACAGTAAATTTAGGTCAATCCAGGTCTACAGTAAATGTAGGACaatacaggtctacagtaaaTTTAGGTCAATCCAG GTCTACAGTAAATGTAGGTCAATCCAGGTCTACAGTAAATTTAGGTCAATCCAGGTCTACAGTAAATTTAGGTCAATTCAGGTCTACAGTAAATTTTGGAAAATCCAGGTCTACAGTAAATTTAGGTCAATCCAGGTCTACAGTAAATTTAGGACaatacaggtctacagtaaaTGTAGGTCAATCCAGGTCTACAGTAAATGTAGGTCAATCCAG GTCTACAGTAAATTTAGGTCAATCCAGGTCTACAGTAAATGTAGGACAATCCAGGTCTACAGTAAATTTAGGTCAATCCAGGTCTACAGTAAATTTAGGTCAATCCAGGTCTACAGTAAATGTAGGACAATCCAGGTCTACAGTAAATGTAGGACAATCCAGGTCTACAGTAAATTTAGGTCAATCCAGGTCTACAGTAAATGTAGGACaatacaggtctacagtaaaTTTAGGTCAATCCAGGTCTACAGTAAATTTAGGTCaatccaggtctacagtatatttagGTCAATCCAGGTCTACAGTAAATGTAGGTCAATCCAGGTCTACAGTAAATTTAGGTCAATCCAGGTCTACAGTAAATTTAGGTCAATTCAGGTCTACAGTAAATTTTGGAAAATCCAGGTCTACAGTAAATTTAGGTCAATCCAGGTCTACAGTAAATTTAGGTCAATCCAGGTCTACAGTAAATTTAGGTCAATCCAGGTCTACAGTAAATTTTGGAAAATCCAGGTCTACAGTAAATTTAGGTCAATCCAGGTCTACAGTAAATTTAGGTCAATCCAGGTCTACAGTAAATTTTGGaaaatacaggtctacagtaaaTTTAGGTCAATCCAGGTCTACAGTAAATTTAGGTCAATCCAGGTCTACAGTACATTTAGGTCAATCCAGGTCTACAGTAAATTTAGGTCAATCCAGGTCTACAGTAAATTTAGGTCAATCCAGGTCTACAGTAAATTTTGGAAAATCCAGGTCTACAGTAAATTTAGGTCAATCCAGGTCTACAGTAAATTTAGGTCAATCCAGGTCTACAGTACATTTAGGTCAATCCAG GTCTACAGTAAATTTAGGTCAATCCAGGTCTACAGTAAATTTAGGTCAATCCAGGTCTACAGTACATTTAGGTCAATCCAGGTCTATAGTAAATTTAGGTCAATCAGGTCTACAGTAAATTTAGGTCAATCCAGGTCTACAGTACATTTAGGTCAATCCAGGTCTATAGTAAATTTAGGTCAATCAGGTCTACAGTACATTTAG
- the LOC127914603 gene encoding uncharacterized protein LOC127914603 isoform X8, with protein sequence MSIQVYSKFRSIQVYSKFRSIQVYSKFRSIQVYSKCRTIQVYSKCRSIQVYSKCRTIQVYSKFRSIQVYSKCRSIQVYSKFRSIQVYSKCRTIQVYSKFRSIQVYSKFRSIQVYSKCRTIQVYSKCRTIQVYSKFRSIQVYSKCRTIQVYSKFRSIQVYSKFRSIQVYSIFRSIQVYSKCRSIQVYSKFRSIQVYSKFRSIQVYSKFWKIQVYSKFRSIQVYSKFRTIQVYSKFRSIQVYSKCRSIQVYSKFRSIQVYSKCRTIQVYSKFRSIQVYSKFRSIQVYSKCRTIQVYSKCRTIQVYSKFRSIQVYSKCRTIQVYSKFRSIQVYSKFRSIQVYSIFRSIQVYSKCRSIQVYSKFRSIQVYSKFRSIQVYSKFWKIQVYSKFRSIQVYSKFRTIQVYSKCRSIQVYSKCRSIQVYSKFRSIQVYSKCRTIQVYSKCRTIQVYSKCRTIQVYSKFRSIQVYSKCRTIQVYSKFRSIQVYSKFRSIQVYSIFRSIQVYSKCRSIQVYSKFRSIQVYSKFRSIQVYSKFWKIQVYSKFRSIQVYSKFRSIQVYSKFRSIQVYSKFWKIQVYSKFRSIQVYSKFRSIQVYSKFWKIQVYSKFRSIQVYSKFRSIQVYSTFRSIQVYSKFRSIQVYSKFRSIQVYSKFWKIQVYSKFRSIQVYSKFRSIQVYSTFRSIQVYSKFRSIQVYSKFRSIQVYSTFRSIQVYSKFRSIRSTVNLGQSRSTVHLGQSRSIVNLGQSGLQYI encoded by the exons atgtcaaTCCAGGTCTACAGTAAATTTAGGTCAATCCAGGTCTACAGTAAATTTAGGTCAATCCAGGTCTACAGTAAATTTAGGTCAATCCAGGTCTACAGTAAATGTAGGACaatacaggtctacagtaaaTGTAGGTCAATCCAGGTCTACAGTAAATGTAGGACaatacaggtctacagtaaaTTTAGGTCAATCCAGGTCTACAGTAAATGTAGGTCAATCCAG GTCTACAGTAAATTTAGGTCAATCCAGGTCTACAGTAAATGTAGGACAATCCAGGTCTACAGTAAATTTAGGTCAATCCAGGTCTACAGTAAATTTAGGTCAATCCAGGTCTACAGTAAATGTAGGACAATCCAGGTCTACAGTAAATGTAGGACAATCCAGGTCTACAGTAAATTTAGGTCAATCCAGGTCTACAGTAAATGTAGGACaatacaggtctacagtaaaTTTAGGTCAATCCAGGTCTACAGTAAATTTAGGTCaatccaggtctacagtatatttagGTCAATCCAGGTCTACAGTAAATGTAGGTCAATCCAGGTCTACAGTAAATTTAGGTCAATCCAGGTCTACAGTAAATTTAGGTCAATTCAGGTCTACAGTAAATTTTGGAAAATCCAGGTCTACAGTAAATTTAGGTCAATCCAGGTCTACAGTAAATTTAGGACaatacaggtctacagtaaaTTTAGGTCAATCCAGGTCTACAGTAAATGTAGGTCAATCCAG GTCTACAGTAAATTTAGGTCAATCCAGGTCTACAGTAAATGTAGGACAATCCAGGTCTACAGTAAATTTAGGTCAATCCAGGTCTACAGTAAATTTAGGTCAATCCAGGTCTACAGTAAATGTAGGACAATCCAGGTCTACAGTAAATGTAGGACAATCCAGGTCTACAGTAAATTTAGGTCAATCCAGGTCTACAGTAAATGTAGGACaatacaggtctacagtaaaTTTAGGTCAATCCAGGTCTACAGTAAATTTAGGTCaatccaggtctacagtatatttagGTCAATCCAGGTCTACAGTAAATGTAGGTCAATCCAGGTCTACAGTAAATTTAGGTCAATCCAGGTCTACAGTAAATTTAGGTCAATTCAGGTCTACAGTAAATTTTGGAAAATCCAGGTCTACAGTAAATTTAGGTCAATCCAGGTCTACAGTAAATTTAGGACaatacaggtctacagtaaaTGTAGGTCAATCCAGGTCTACAGTAAATGTAGGTCAATCCAG GTCTACAGTAAATTTAGGTCAATCCAGGTCTACAGTAAATGTAGGACAATCCAG GTCTACAGTAAATGTAGGACAATCCAGGTCTACAGTAAATGTAGGACAATCCAGGTCTACAGTAAATTTAGGTCAATCCAGGTCTACAGTAAATGTAGGACaatacaggtctacagtaaaTTTAGGTCAATCCAGGTCTACAGTAAATTTAGGTCaatccaggtctacagtatatttagGTCAATCCAGGTCTACAGTAAATGTAGGTCAATCCAGGTCTACAGTAAATTTAGGTCAATCCAGGTCTACAGTAAATTTAGGTCAATTCAGGTCTACAGTAAATTTTGGAAAATCCAGGTCTACAGTAAATTTAGGTCAATCCAGGTCTACAGTAAATTTAGGTCAATCCAGGTCTACAGTAAATTTAGGTCAATCCAGGTCTACAGTAAATTTTGGAAAATCCAGGTCTACAGTAAATTTAGGTCAATCCAGGTCTACAGTAAATTTAGGTCAATCCAGGTCTACAGTAAATTTTGGaaaatacaggtctacagtaaaTTTAGGTCAATCCAGGTCTACAGTAAATTTAGGTCAATCCAGGTCTACAGTACATTTAGGTCAATCCAGGTCTACAGTAAATTTAGGTCAATCCAGGTCTACAGTAAATTTAGGTCAATCCAGGTCTACAGTAAATTTTGGAAAATCCAGGTCTACAGTAAATTTAGGTCAATCCAGGTCTACAGTAAATTTAGGTCAATCCAGGTCTACAGTACATTTAGGTCAATCCAG GTCTACAGTAAATTTAGGTCAATCCAGGTCTACAGTAAATTTAGGTCAATCCAGGTCTACAGTACATTTAGGTCAATCCAGGTCTATAGTAAATTTAGGTCAATCAGGTCTACAGTAAATTTAGGTCAATCCAGGTCTACAGTACATTTAGGTCAATCCAGGTCTATAGTAAATTTAGGTCAATCAGGTCTACAGTACATTTAG
- the LOC127914603 gene encoding uncharacterized protein LOC127914603 isoform X14, translating to MSIQVYSKFRSIQVYSKFRSIQVYSKFRSIQVYSKCRTIQVYSKCRSIQVYSKCRTIQVYSKFRSIQVYSKCRSIQVYSKFRSIQVYSKCRTIQVYSKFRSIQVYSKFRSIQVYSKCRTIQVYSKCRTIQVYSKFRSIQVYSKCRTIQVYSKFRSIQVYSKFRSIQVYSIFRSIQVYSKCRSIQVYSKFRSIQVYSKFRSIQVYSKFWKIQVYSKFRSIQVYSKFRTIQVYSKFRSIQVYSKCRSIQVYSKFRSIQVYSKCRTIQVYSKFRSIQVYSKFRSIQVYSKCRTIQVYSKCRTIQVYSKFRSIQVYSKCRTIQVYSKFRSIQVYSKFRSIQVYSIFRSIQVYSKCRSIQVYSKFRSIQVYSKFRSIQVYSKFWKIQVYSKFRSIQVYSKFRTIQVYSKCRSIQVYSKCRSIQVYSKFRSIQVYSKCRTIQVYSKFRSIQVYSKFRSIQVYSKCRTIQVYSKCRTIQVYSKFRSIQVYSKFRSIQVYSIFRSIQVYSKCRSIQVYSKFRSIQVYSKFRSIQVYSKFWKIQVYSKFRSIQVYSKFRSIQVYSKFRSIQVYSKFWKIQVYSKFRSIQVYSKFRSIQVYSKFWKIQVYSKFRSIQVYSKFRSIQVYSTFRSIQVYSKFRSIQVYSKFRSIQVYSKFWKIQVYSKFRSIQVYSKFRSIQVYSTFRSIQVYSKFRSIQVYSKFRSIQVYSTFRSIQVYSKFRSIRSTVNLGQSRSTVHLGQSRSIVNLGQSGLQYI from the exons atgtcaaTCCAGGTCTACAGTAAATTTAGGTCAATCCAGGTCTACAGTAAATTTAGGTCAATCCAGGTCTACAGTAAATTTAGGTCAATCCAGGTCTACAGTAAATGTAGGACaatacaggtctacagtaaaTGTAGGTCAATCCAGGTCTACAGTAAATGTAGGACaatacaggtctacagtaaaTTTAGGTCAATCCAGGTCTACAGTAAATGTAGGTCAATCCAG GTCTACAGTAAATTTAGGTCAATCCAGGTCTACAGTAAATGTAGGACAATCCAGGTCTACAGTAAATTTAGGTCAATCCAGGTCTACAGTAAATTTAGGTCAATCCAGGTCTACAGTAAATGTAGGACAATCCAGGTCTACAGTAAATGTAGGACAATCCAGGTCTACAGTAAATTTAGGTCAATCCAGGTCTACAGTAAATGTAGGACaatacaggtctacagtaaaTTTAGGTCAATCCAGGTCTACAGTAAATTTAGGTCaatccaggtctacagtatatttagGTCAATCCAGGTCTACAGTAAATGTAGGTCAATCCAGGTCTACAGTAAATTTAGGTCAATCCAGGTCTACAGTAAATTTAGGTCAATTCAGGTCTACAGTAAATTTTGGAAAATCCAGGTCTACAGTAAATTTAGGTCAATCCAGGTCTACAGTAAATTTAGGACaatacaggtctacagtaaaTTTAGGTCAATCCAGGTCTACAGTAAATGTAGGTCAATCCAG GTCTACAGTAAATTTAGGTCAATCCAGGTCTACAGTAAATGTAGGACAATCCAGGTCTACAGTAAATTTAGGTCAATCCAGGTCTACAGTAAATTTAGGTCAATCCAGGTCTACAGTAAATGTAGGACAATCCAGGTCTACAGTAAATGTAGGACAATCCAGGTCTACAGTAAATTTAGGTCAATCCAGGTCTACAGTAAATGTAGGACaatacaggtctacagtaaaTTTAGGTCAATCCAGGTCTACAGTAAATTTAGGTCaatccaggtctacagtatatttagGTCAATCCAGGTCTACAGTAAATGTAGGTCAATCCAGGTCTACAGTAAATTTAGGTCAATCCAGGTCTACAGTAAATTTAGGTCAATTCAGGTCTACAGTAAATTTTGGAAAATCCAGGTCTACAGTAAATTTAGGTCAATCCAGGTCTACAGTAAATTTAGGACaatacaggtctacagtaaaTGTAGGTCAATCCAGGTCTACAGTAAATGTAGGTCAATCCAG GTCTACAGTAAATTTAGGTCAATCCAGGTCTACAGTAAATGTAGGACAATCCAGGTCTACAGTAAATTTAGGTCAATCCAGGTCTACAGTAAATTTAGGTCAATCCAGGTCTACAGTAAATGTAGGACAATCCAGGTCTACAGTAAATGTAGGACAATCCAGGTCTACAGTAAATTTAGGTCAATCCAG GTCTACAGTAAATTTAGGTCaatccaggtctacagtatatttagGTCAATCCAGGTCTACAGTAAATGTAGGTCAATCCAGGTCTACAGTAAATTTAGGTCAATCCAGGTCTACAGTAAATTTAGGTCAATTCAGGTCTACAGTAAATTTTGGAAAATCCAGGTCTACAGTAAATTTAGGTCAATCCAGGTCTACAGTAAATTTAGGTCAATCCAGGTCTACAGTAAATTTAGGTCAATCCAGGTCTACAGTAAATTTTGGAAAATCCAGGTCTACAGTAAATTTAGGTCAATCCAGGTCTACAGTAAATTTAGGTCAATCCAGGTCTACAGTAAATTTTGGaaaatacaggtctacagtaaaTTTAGGTCAATCCAGGTCTACAGTAAATTTAGGTCAATCCAGGTCTACAGTACATTTAGGTCAATCCAGGTCTACAGTAAATTTAGGTCAATCCAGGTCTACAGTAAATTTAGGTCAATCCAGGTCTACAGTAAATTTTGGAAAATCCAGGTCTACAGTAAATTTAGGTCAATCCAGGTCTACAGTAAATTTAGGTCAATCCAGGTCTACAGTACATTTAGGTCAATCCAG GTCTACAGTAAATTTAGGTCAATCCAGGTCTACAGTAAATTTAGGTCAATCCAGGTCTACAGTACATTTAGGTCAATCCAGGTCTATAGTAAATTTAGGTCAATCAGGTCTACAGTAAATTTAGGTCAATCCAGGTCTACAGTACATTTAGGTCAATCCAGGTCTATAGTAAATTTAGGTCAATCAGGTCTACAGTACATTTAG